From Deltaproteobacteria bacterium, one genomic window encodes:
- a CDS encoding VOC family protein gives MQIKKLRQVFIATTDPAAQARFYAETLGLPLQFRDGDRWIQFQAGDVSLAIACAEEGMGAPLNVPTPVFEVADLDTALAELSASGHRTTAIRDMGTHGRTAGVTDPNGAFLVLFQRAT, from the coding sequence ATGCAGATCAAGAAGCTGCGGCAGGTGTTCATCGCCACCACCGACCCAGCGGCGCAGGCGCGCTTCTATGCCGAGACCTTGGGCCTGCCGCTCCAGTTCCGTGATGGCGATCGCTGGATTCAATTTCAGGCCGGTGATGTCTCGCTCGCCATTGCGTGCGCCGAGGAAGGCATGGGCGCGCCGCTCAACGTACCGACACCGGTGTTTGAGGTCGCCGATCTCGACACCGCGCTCGCCGAGCTGAGTGCCAGCGGCCACCGCACCACCGCTATCCGCGACATGGGCACGCACGGCCGGACGGCTGGGGTCACCGATCCCAACGGTGCCTTCCTCGTCCTATTCCAGCGCGCGACCTGA
- a CDS encoding acyl-CoA dehydrogenase family protein, whose amino-acid sequence MRRDIFSAEHELFRDQFKRFAEKEIAPKIEGWNARGMSDRETWRRAGVAGFLGANAPVEYGGAGGDFLYDAIVMEELAWLRAHAMMISLHSDICMPYIATYGSEAQKRKYLPGAISGDLLLGIAMTEPGTGSDLANVQTKAIHHGDHYVLNGSKTFISNGQIGDLFIVVAKTDPDAKPAHKGISLLLVEADRPGFVRGRKLDKLGLRGQDTSELAFEDCTVPAENLLGKAGQGFKMLMEKLQQERLSIAVASIVSCRRALADTIDYVKQRRAFGRAIASFQNTQFKLAELATEVEIGQAFVDKLLVAHVRGEEIVTEVSMAKWWTTDLQKRLTSECVQLHGGYGFMHEYPIATDYADAAVQTIYAGTNEIMKVIIARRMGLE is encoded by the coding sequence ATGCGACGGGACATCTTCAGCGCGGAGCACGAGTTGTTTCGCGATCAGTTCAAGCGCTTCGCCGAGAAGGAGATCGCGCCGAAAATCGAAGGCTGGAATGCGCGCGGCATGAGCGACCGCGAAACCTGGCGGCGCGCGGGCGTCGCAGGGTTTCTCGGCGCCAACGCGCCGGTCGAGTACGGCGGCGCCGGCGGCGACTTTCTCTACGATGCGATCGTGATGGAGGAGCTGGCGTGGCTGCGCGCGCACGCGATGATGATCTCGCTGCATTCGGACATCTGCATGCCGTACATTGCGACCTACGGTTCGGAAGCGCAGAAGCGCAAGTACCTTCCCGGTGCGATCAGCGGTGATCTCCTGCTCGGCATCGCGATGACCGAACCCGGCACCGGCTCCGATCTCGCCAACGTGCAGACCAAAGCCATCCACCACGGCGATCACTACGTGCTCAACGGGTCGAAGACGTTCATCTCGAACGGCCAGATCGGCGACCTGTTCATCGTCGTGGCGAAAACCGATCCCGACGCCAAGCCCGCGCACAAGGGCATCAGCCTGCTGCTCGTCGAGGCCGACCGCCCGGGCTTCGTGCGCGGCCGCAAACTCGACAAGCTCGGCCTGCGCGGACAAGACACCAGTGAGTTGGCGTTCGAAGACTGCACCGTGCCGGCCGAGAACCTGCTCGGCAAAGCTGGGCAGGGCTTCAAGATGCTGATGGAGAAACTGCAGCAGGAACGGCTGTCGATCGCGGTGGCGTCGATCGTGTCGTGCCGCCGCGCGCTCGCCGACACCATCGACTACGTGAAACAACGGCGGGCCTTCGGCCGCGCGATCGCCTCGTTCCAGAACACGCAGTTCAAGCTCGCCGAGCTGGCAACCGAAGTCGAAATCGGCCAAGCCTTCGTCGACAAGTTGTTGGTAGCGCACGTGCGCGGCGAGGAGATCGTCACCGAAGTGAGCATGGCGAAGTGGTGGACCACGGATTTGCAGAAGCGCCTCACCAGCGAGTGCGTCCAGTTGCACGGCGGCTACGGCTTCATGCACGAATATCCGATCGCCACCGACTACGCCGATGCAGCAGTGCAAACGATCTATGCCGGCACCAACGAAATCATGAAGGTGATCATCGCGCGGCGAATGGGGCTCGAATAG
- the xth gene encoding exodeoxyribonuclease III translates to MKIATWNVNSLRVRLPLLIEWLATVQPDVVALQETKLVDDDFPVAEIEAAGYDAAFAGQKTYNGVAVLSRGAITDVERDVPGLDDVQRRLLAATTGGVRVINVYVPNGEHIGSDKYAYKLDWLDNLTAYAAAQLGAHPRLVLLGDFNIAPEERDVYDPKEFQGQVLFSEPERAAFRRLLASGLTDTFRLFEQADRSFSWWDYRMNAFKRNRGLRIDHVLASSALRAACVACRIDIEPRRRERPSDHTPVMAEFEG, encoded by the coding sequence ATGAAGATCGCGACCTGGAACGTTAACTCACTGCGCGTGCGGCTGCCGCTGCTGATCGAGTGGCTCGCCACGGTGCAACCCGACGTGGTGGCTCTGCAGGAGACCAAACTCGTCGACGATGATTTCCCGGTCGCCGAAATCGAGGCGGCGGGCTATGACGCGGCGTTCGCGGGGCAGAAGACCTACAACGGCGTCGCGGTGCTCAGCCGCGGTGCGATCACCGACGTCGAACGCGATGTGCCCGGGCTCGACGACGTGCAGCGCCGCTTGCTGGCCGCGACCACCGGCGGCGTGCGGGTGATCAACGTGTACGTGCCGAACGGTGAGCACATCGGCTCAGACAAGTACGCCTACAAACTCGACTGGCTCGACAATCTGACGGCGTACGCCGCGGCGCAGCTTGGCGCTCATCCGCGTCTGGTGTTGCTCGGCGACTTCAACATCGCTCCGGAGGAGCGTGACGTGTACGATCCGAAAGAATTTCAGGGGCAGGTGCTGTTCAGCGAGCCCGAGCGCGCGGCTTTTCGCCGGCTCCTGGCGAGTGGACTCACCGACACGTTCCGCTTGTTCGAGCAGGCCGATCGCAGCTTCAGTTGGTGGGACTATCGAATGAACGCGTTCAAGCGCAATCGCGGGTTGCGCATCGACCACGTCCTCGCCAGCTCGGCGCTGCGCGCCGCCTGTGTCGCCTGCCGCATCGACATCGAACCGCGCCGCCGCGAGCGGCCTTCGGATCATACGCCGGTGATGGCGGAGTTCGAAGGATGA
- a CDS encoding nitroreductase family deazaflavin-dependent oxidoreductase, with the protein MTAADRIFNRLFGALVGLGVGLSHNYLLEVRGRKTGTLYSTPIDLLRRENRLFLVAPRGFTQWVRNALAAGRVTLKKGRQRNEYRLQNVDDAQKPELLKAYLDRFKLTVQRFFLVPAGSPVAGFVPLIDRYPVFELVRSDDTPGR; encoded by the coding sequence ATGACGGCGGCTGATCGTATCTTCAATCGTCTCTTCGGGGCACTTGTCGGACTCGGAGTCGGCCTGTCGCATAACTACTTACTGGAAGTACGTGGCCGGAAAACCGGGACCCTCTATTCAACCCCGATCGATCTCTTGCGTCGAGAGAACCGACTCTTCTTGGTTGCGCCACGCGGATTCACGCAATGGGTCCGCAACGCGCTGGCGGCGGGCCGCGTGACGCTCAAGAAAGGTAGACAGCGGAACGAGTATCGTTTGCAGAATGTTGACGACGCGCAGAAACCGGAACTGCTCAAGGCGTATCTCGATCGCTTCAAACTGACCGTCCAGCGTTTCTTCCTCGTCCCAGCGGGCTCGCCGGTGGCGGGCTTCGTCCCCCTCATCGATCGCTACCCGGTATTCGAACTGGTGCGATCCGACGACACGCCGGGCCGATGA
- a CDS encoding DNA-3-methyladenine glycosylase I — protein sequence MKTDLAKPRCGWATRDPLYIRYHDDEWGVPAHDDRRLFEFLILEGAQAGLSWLTILKKRENYRRALARFDVKRVATFGAADVKRLLADDGIVRNRLKIAATIDNARAFLAVRKEYGSFDRFVWSFTGGQTIQNRWPSLAQVPAQTPEAEALSRELKRRGFRFVGPTIMYAFMQAVGMVNDHVTTCFRHRELR from the coding sequence ATGAAGACCGATCTCGCGAAACCGCGCTGCGGTTGGGCCACCCGCGATCCGCTCTACATCCGTTATCACGACGACGAGTGGGGCGTACCGGCGCACGATGATCGGCGCTTGTTCGAATTTCTCATCCTCGAAGGCGCGCAGGCGGGATTGAGCTGGCTGACGATTCTCAAGAAGCGCGAGAACTATCGTCGCGCGCTGGCGCGCTTCGACGTAAAACGAGTGGCGACGTTCGGCGCAGCAGACGTGAAGCGTTTGCTCGCCGATGACGGCATCGTGCGCAACCGCCTGAAGATCGCAGCGACCATCGACAACGCGCGCGCGTTTCTCGCCGTGCGGAAGGAATATGGCAGCTTCGATCGCTTCGTGTGGTCGTTCACAGGCGGCCAGACGATTCAGAATCGCTGGCCGAGTCTGGCGCAAGTCCCCGCGCAGACCCCCGAGGCCGAGGCACTCAGCCGTGAGTTGAAGCGCCGCGGCTTTCGCTTCGTCGGTCCGACGATCATGTACGCCTTCATGCAAGCGGTCGGGATGGTCAACGATCATGTCACGACGTGCTTCCGGCATCGGGAGTTGAGGTAG
- a CDS encoding CoA transferase: protein MKSTPNSTGALLSGVRIIESSLLGPAAVGMNLADLGADVIKVENPGGDYVRKMAFPTIDEVSLLHWHLNRGKRSIVLDLRKPEAVEAYLDLVRDADAVIEAMRPGALARRGLTFERLQAVNPKIVFCSISGYGMTGPYKDMPSHGIAYDAWAGVARPTVDANGFPTIPSYTAVGINAGPLYAALGILAAIIRARATGRGCRFEVAQSDAAAAFNWNGIEGNKAYERPEDEVTGNDGDGKGPRRPVGDNSMTESVRYQYYRSKDGMVLFMASEREFWKNFCEGIGRPELFAHNPGSKYADHARGNVALRRELATIFATKTTAEWLAFGLKVNTPVAPVNDVKSITRDPQFVARLPFRPHQQHGTELMPSPIKLLDEELPVPSKAAAVPGHDTAAVLADVLGYDAARIAALRRAGALG from the coding sequence ATGAAGAGCACTCCAAACAGCACCGGCGCACTCCTCTCTGGCGTGCGCATCATCGAAAGCTCGTTGCTCGGGCCCGCCGCAGTCGGGATGAACCTCGCCGATCTCGGCGCGGACGTGATCAAAGTCGAGAACCCCGGCGGCGACTACGTTCGCAAGATGGCGTTCCCGACCATCGACGAGGTGTCGCTGCTGCATTGGCACCTCAACCGCGGAAAGCGCAGCATCGTGCTCGACCTGCGCAAGCCGGAAGCCGTCGAGGCATATCTCGATCTCGTGCGCGATGCCGACGCGGTGATCGAAGCGATGCGGCCGGGAGCGCTGGCGCGCCGCGGACTCACGTTTGAGCGGTTGCAGGCCGTCAATCCGAAGATCGTCTTCTGTTCGATCTCGGGGTACGGCATGACCGGGCCGTACAAGGACATGCCGAGTCACGGCATCGCTTACGACGCGTGGGCCGGTGTCGCGCGGCCGACCGTCGACGCGAACGGCTTCCCGACGATCCCGAGTTACACCGCCGTCGGCATCAATGCCGGGCCGCTCTATGCCGCACTCGGCATTCTCGCGGCGATCATTCGCGCGCGTGCGACGGGTCGTGGTTGTCGCTTCGAAGTGGCGCAGAGCGACGCCGCGGCCGCGTTCAATTGGAACGGAATCGAAGGCAACAAGGCGTACGAGCGACCCGAAGACGAAGTGACCGGCAACGACGGCGACGGCAAGGGGCCGCGCCGCCCCGTTGGTGACAACAGCATGACCGAGTCGGTGCGCTATCAGTACTATCGTTCGAAGGACGGCATGGTTCTCTTCATGGCCTCGGAACGCGAGTTTTGGAAAAACTTCTGCGAGGGCATCGGACGACCCGAACTGTTCGCGCACAACCCCGGCTCGAAGTATGCCGACCACGCGCGCGGCAATGTCGCGCTGCGGCGCGAGCTAGCCACGATTTTCGCCACCAAGACCACGGCCGAGTGGCTCGCATTCGGGCTCAAGGTGAACACGCCGGTAGCCCCGGTGAACGATGTGAAGTCGATCACGCGCGATCCGCAGTTCGTCGCGCGCCTGCCGTTTCGCCCGCATCAGCAGCACGGCACCGAGCTGATGCCGTCACCGATCAAGTTGCTCGACGAAGAGCTGCCGGTCCCGTCCAAGGCCGCGGCGGTGCCGGGACATGACACCGCCGCGGTCCTGGCCGATGTGCTCGGCTACGATGCCGCGCGCATCGCCGCGCTGCGCCGCGCCGGCGCGCTTGGCTGA
- a CDS encoding GNAT family N-acetyltransferase translates to MSVGICIASDADLAALVRLASAFRDHLGRSTPTEAEFRASIAQLLRDRQSEFFLARDGGGADLGYVQARYRHSAWTSGLDMEIEDVFVLSGARGGGCGRQLVEFAIARAVEKRCRLIGLNTNERNAGALALYRSLGFAAERALWNGARQLWLEKSLG, encoded by the coding sequence ATGAGCGTGGGGATCTGCATCGCCAGCGACGCCGATCTTGCCGCACTGGTGCGGCTCGCCTCCGCTTTTCGCGATCACCTCGGACGCTCGACGCCGACGGAGGCTGAGTTTCGAGCGTCGATCGCGCAGCTACTACGCGATCGACAGAGTGAGTTCTTCCTCGCCCGCGATGGTGGAGGTGCCGACCTTGGCTATGTGCAAGCTCGCTACCGCCACTCCGCATGGACTTCGGGGCTCGATATGGAGATCGAGGACGTCTTCGTGCTCAGCGGCGCGCGTGGCGGCGGGTGCGGACGACAACTGGTTGAGTTCGCGATCGCCCGCGCCGTCGAGAAGCGGTGTCGCCTGATCGGGCTCAACACCAACGAACGCAACGCCGGTGCGCTCGCACTGTATCGATCACTGGGATTTGCTGCCGAGCGCGCGTTGTGGAACGGCGCTCGGCAGCTCTGGCTGGAAAAGTCTCTGGGCTGA
- a CDS encoding PD40 domain-containing protein, producing MLKLIVAVILAMSLAQPSAWASGACDGDCSSDGAVTVEELVLGVNIALGTTALQQCPSFDAGHDNEVTVEELIVAVNNALNSCPFTGQFFGAAMLNDGRRATATLTVGGTGGVTGTFAIRDAAAAGFFGGASAVIASGPITGDVNLDTGVFTVTGSIPDGNGGTIDVSISGTLPGLGGGGGSLMISINGQPFSGTVAAGDGSTPTPTHSRLPATATPTTPVSNSSPTPTPSPTRTPTTGTVGGQRLVCAAPDAGLVNDIVLLNTDGSGKVNLTNTTDAFDRDPEWSPNGMRIVWSASVRDQNGGLRYHISAMNADGSGRADLTPDESDVGQPSWSPDGNRIVFVDGVGRGRIKVINADGSGSTTILPDAGERFNSPHWVGNRIVFASTLHIAHDSKAEDLEIYLMNPDGTNITRVTNNSFRDEFPVLRADGQRIAFQSTRPTGQLIWFINPNGSGETPQPGTIILPNSMAAYSHDGQQLAYYGALPFQGFFGGIIIAKADASSPAGVPGTNGLTDFDLN from the coding sequence ATGTTGAAGCTGATTGTTGCGGTGATACTGGCGATGTCGTTGGCGCAGCCGAGTGCCTGGGCCTCGGGCGCATGCGACGGCGACTGCAGCAGCGATGGAGCGGTCACCGTCGAGGAGTTGGTGCTGGGCGTCAACATCGCGCTCGGCACAACGGCGCTGCAGCAGTGTCCGTCGTTCGATGCCGGTCACGACAATGAAGTGACTGTTGAAGAGCTGATTGTCGCCGTGAACAACGCCCTAAACAGCTGTCCGTTCACTGGCCAGTTCTTCGGCGCCGCAATGCTCAACGATGGGCGCCGCGCCACCGCGACGCTGACTGTGGGCGGTACGGGAGGCGTCACCGGGACGTTCGCTATTCGCGACGCGGCAGCGGCCGGTTTCTTCGGCGGCGCGTCGGCCGTGATCGCCTCCGGTCCGATCACCGGCGACGTCAACTTGGACACCGGCGTCTTCACGGTCACCGGCAGTATTCCCGACGGCAACGGCGGGACCATCGACGTGAGCATCAGCGGCACATTGCCAGGCCTGGGTGGGGGTGGTGGCAGCTTGATGATATCGATCAACGGCCAGCCCTTTTCTGGAACCGTGGCGGCCGGGGACGGCAGCACGCCGACGCCGACGCATTCCCGTCTGCCTGCCACTGCCACGCCTACGACACCGGTGAGCAATTCCAGCCCAACGCCGACACCGTCGCCAACTCGCACCCCGACCACCGGCACTGTGGGCGGCCAGCGCCTCGTGTGCGCCGCTCCCGATGCGGGCTTGGTCAACGATATCGTGCTGCTCAACACCGACGGATCGGGGAAGGTCAATCTCACCAACACCACCGATGCGTTCGACCGCGATCCGGAATGGAGTCCCAACGGGATGCGCATCGTCTGGTCGGCAAGTGTGCGCGACCAAAACGGCGGCTTGCGCTACCATATCTCTGCCATGAACGCCGATGGCTCCGGACGCGCCGACCTGACGCCGGACGAGTCCGACGTGGGACAGCCGTCGTGGAGTCCTGACGGCAATCGCATCGTCTTTGTCGACGGCGTGGGGCGTGGTCGGATCAAGGTCATCAACGCCGACGGGTCGGGCTCGACGACGATCCTGCCGGACGCGGGCGAGCGATTTAACTCGCCGCATTGGGTTGGCAATCGCATCGTGTTCGCCTCGACCCTCCACATCGCGCACGACTCAAAGGCCGAGGACCTGGAGATCTATCTGATGAATCCCGACGGAACCAACATCACCCGCGTGACCAACAACAGCTTCCGCGATGAGTTCCCGGTGTTGCGCGCGGACGGTCAGCGCATCGCGTTCCAGTCCACTCGGCCGACGGGACAGCTTATCTGGTTCATCAACCCCAATGGATCGGGCGAGACCCCGCAGCCGGGCACCATCATCCTGCCCAACAGCATGGCGGCGTACAGCCACGACGGCCAGCAACTCGCGTACTATGGAGCGCTCCCCTTTCAGGGTTTCTTCGGCGGGATCATCATCGCCAAAGCGGATGCGTCGTCGCCCGCCGGTGTGCCGGGAACCAATGGCCTGACAGACTTCGACCTGAACTGA
- a CDS encoding AAA family ATPase, whose product MENESNQALHRLTARSFVGRERELTELYSGLADAAAGRGRVFLIAGEPGIGKTRLAEELTAEAARRGAQVLWGRCWEGGGAPAYWPWVQIIRAVLRDRGPAARTELLGDTAGLIAQLVPELIEWQPDLPAPTPPALSSEHARFAQFGAVGGLLKRAGAARPLVLILDDLHASDQPSLLLLQFIARELRDAHLLIAGTYRDIEMPSRPECAQTLAAIAREGHRVPLGGLSADDVARFITAGFALAPSRAVVAAVHQTTEGNPLFIDEVVRTLVVQHAARLSEIPPDGLPIPHGVGDAIRQRLRPLSPACRRVLNIAAVLGREFDFAPLLAMCERPAAQLLDLLGEASTNAIVTTLPGASSRYSFQHTLIRETLYSDLSPSERARMHQQVAEILERLDAADLAPHYAEIAHHFLHATPLGDPHQAISYAVRAGERAAALFAYEEAAIQFERALEALALTDTQTDAAGCEVLLGLGEAQLGSGRDQDARATFAHAATIARRLAAPALLARAALGFADRGVGAPQSIADPTVAALIEEALAGLGSDPTAVRARLLARLAAELAVSDRERGITLVGHALAMARELADPVTLAHVLSAQHFVLWRSDYLADRLTIADEITQLGDRLGDRELAIQGRMWRLIDLMNGGDGDRLDAELATYPPLAAALGRSRYRWMGANLRAMRALWRGQWTEAIALAQEATPLAERAEIRLNPLVQAFVAQRELRQLEGQLPMLHVFVERYPFSPVPRTFLALVHRELDQEAEARYEFEQVAHHEFADLQRERRLGVLPYLSEVCAYLRDNRRAAILYDLLLPYVDSTIAYAASVSFGAATHYLGILAATMARWDDAARHFEDALARNARMDGPPWLARTQYAYTCALLTRGRVGDHLRARDLAAHALATAEALGMVSLAMQLRTLDVRTEGDHAVAELEEPIPVAAASGGLRLVRSARTISPQSKRRQPEPHAGSDHQQSPAKDNQLDSVRGLFHFEGQYWSVGSGATLLRLKDSKGLRCLSQLLQHPGREFHATDLAAPATASATAIEGRARTTDKQRIEDLRDQLDEATRFNDLGRASKLREEIEMFADQLAAGAGLGNRGSARAADAERARVNVTRAIKTTIKRISDGDAHLGRYLATTIKTGTYCSYRPDPRLPIRWQF is encoded by the coding sequence GTGGAAAACGAATCAAACCAGGCGCTCCATCGGCTCACGGCGCGATCGTTTGTTGGCCGCGAGCGCGAACTCACTGAACTCTACTCCGGACTGGCCGATGCCGCGGCAGGGCGCGGGCGGGTGTTCCTCATCGCCGGCGAGCCCGGCATCGGCAAGACGCGACTCGCGGAGGAACTGACCGCCGAAGCCGCCCGGCGCGGCGCGCAGGTTCTCTGGGGCCGCTGTTGGGAAGGTGGCGGAGCGCCCGCATACTGGCCGTGGGTGCAGATCATTCGCGCTGTGCTGCGGGATCGTGGTCCCGCCGCGCGCACCGAATTGCTCGGCGATACGGCCGGGCTGATCGCGCAATTGGTGCCCGAGTTGATCGAGTGGCAACCGGATCTTCCGGCGCCGACACCACCCGCGCTATCGTCCGAACACGCGCGCTTCGCTCAGTTCGGCGCCGTCGGTGGGCTGCTCAAGCGTGCGGGCGCGGCGCGTCCACTTGTGCTCATCCTCGACGACCTCCACGCGTCCGATCAACCGTCGCTCCTGCTGCTCCAGTTCATCGCCCGCGAGCTGCGCGATGCGCACCTGCTGATCGCCGGGACGTATCGCGACATCGAGATGCCGTCGCGCCCGGAGTGTGCGCAGACGCTGGCGGCGATTGCCCGCGAAGGACATCGCGTGCCGCTCGGCGGCTTGTCGGCCGATGATGTCGCGCGCTTCATTACGGCTGGCTTCGCGCTGGCGCCATCGCGCGCGGTGGTCGCAGCCGTGCATCAGACAACGGAAGGCAATCCGCTCTTCATCGACGAAGTGGTGCGCACATTGGTCGTGCAACACGCCGCTCGGTTGTCCGAGATCCCGCCCGATGGATTGCCCATTCCGCACGGTGTCGGCGACGCGATCCGCCAGCGCTTGCGCCCACTCTCACCGGCCTGCCGTCGTGTTCTCAACATCGCCGCAGTACTCGGGCGAGAGTTCGACTTCGCACCACTGCTAGCGATGTGCGAACGACCGGCGGCGCAGCTCCTCGATCTGTTGGGCGAGGCGTCCACGAATGCCATCGTCACCACGCTCCCCGGAGCATCGTCGCGGTACAGCTTCCAGCACACGCTGATCCGCGAGACGTTGTACAGTGATCTGTCGCCGAGTGAACGTGCCCGCATGCATCAACAGGTCGCGGAGATTTTGGAGCGACTCGACGCAGCCGATCTCGCACCCCACTACGCCGAGATCGCGCACCATTTTCTCCACGCGACACCGCTCGGCGATCCGCACCAGGCCATCAGCTACGCGGTGCGCGCCGGGGAGCGCGCCGCCGCGCTGTTCGCGTACGAAGAGGCCGCCATTCAGTTCGAGCGCGCCCTCGAAGCGCTCGCCCTCACCGACACCCAAACGGATGCCGCGGGGTGCGAGGTGCTCCTCGGACTCGGCGAAGCGCAACTCGGCAGTGGGCGCGATCAAGACGCGCGCGCGACGTTTGCGCACGCCGCCACCATCGCTCGACGCCTAGCGGCGCCGGCGCTGCTCGCGCGCGCCGCCCTCGGCTTCGCCGACCGCGGGGTCGGCGCGCCGCAATCCATCGCCGATCCCACCGTCGCGGCCCTGATCGAAGAAGCGCTCGCCGGCCTCGGCAGCGATCCGACCGCTGTGCGCGCCCGCTTGCTGGCGCGCTTGGCAGCGGAACTGGCGGTCTCCGATCGAGAGCGCGGCATCACCTTGGTTGGACACGCGCTGGCGATGGCGCGCGAGCTTGCCGACCCGGTGACGCTGGCGCACGTGCTGAGTGCGCAGCACTTCGTGCTGTGGCGGTCGGACTACCTCGCCGACCGGCTCACCATCGCCGACGAGATTACGCAACTCGGCGATCGCCTCGGCGACCGCGAGCTGGCGATCCAAGGGCGCATGTGGCGCCTGATCGATCTGATGAACGGCGGTGACGGCGATCGTTTGGACGCCGAGCTGGCAACCTATCCTCCGCTCGCCGCCGCGTTGGGTCGTTCGCGCTACCGCTGGATGGGCGCGAACCTGCGCGCAATGCGAGCGCTGTGGCGCGGACAGTGGACCGAGGCCATCGCCCTCGCGCAGGAAGCCACGCCGCTCGCCGAGCGCGCCGAGATTCGGCTCAACCCCCTCGTGCAAGCATTCGTGGCACAGCGCGAGCTCCGCCAACTGGAAGGACAGTTGCCGATGCTCCACGTGTTCGTCGAACGCTATCCCTTCAGCCCTGTGCCGCGCACATTTCTCGCACTTGTCCACCGCGAGTTGGACCAGGAGGCGGAAGCCCGCTACGAGTTCGAACAGGTCGCGCACCACGAGTTTGCCGATCTCCAGCGCGAACGCCGTCTGGGCGTGTTGCCGTACTTGTCCGAAGTCTGCGCATACCTGCGCGATAATCGACGCGCGGCCATCTTGTACGATCTGTTGCTCCCCTACGTCGATAGCACCATTGCCTACGCGGCCAGCGTCAGCTTCGGTGCCGCGACTCACTATCTCGGCATCCTCGCGGCGACGATGGCACGATGGGACGATGCGGCGCGGCACTTCGAGGATGCATTGGCGCGCAACGCCCGCATGGACGGCCCACCATGGCTCGCTCGCACGCAGTACGCCTACACTTGCGCGCTGTTGACGCGCGGCCGCGTCGGCGATCATCTGCGCGCGCGCGACCTGGCGGCGCACGCACTCGCGACAGCGGAAGCGCTCGGCATGGTCAGCCTCGCGATGCAGCTGCGCACCTTGGATGTACGCACCGAGGGCGATCATGCTGTCGCTGAACTGGAAGAGCCGATCCCGGTTGCGGCGGCGAGCGGAGGCCTCCGGCTCGTGCGTTCCGCTCGGACGATCAGCCCGCAGAGCAAACGCAGGCAACCCGAGCCGCACGCGGGTTCTGACCACCAGCAGTCACCTGCGAAGGACAACCAACTCGACAGCGTGCGCGGCCTCTTTCACTTCGAGGGACAGTACTGGAGCGTCGGTAGCGGCGCGACTCTGTTGCGCCTCAAGGATTCCAAGGGGCTGCGCTGTCTCAGCCAACTGCTGCAGCATCCCGGCCGCGAGTTCCACGCCACTGATTTAGCGGCGCCGGCGACGGCATCAGCGACAGCAATCGAAGGGCGCGCACGCACCACCGACAAGCAGCGCATCGAAGACCTGCGCGACCAATTGGACGAGGCGACTCGATTTAACGACCTCGGGCGCGCGAGCAAACTGCGCGAAGAGATCGAGATGTTCGCCGACCAACTGGCGGCCGGCGCAGGCTTGGGTAACCGCGGCTCCGCACGCGCCGCCGATGCCGAACGTGCGCGGGTGAACGTGACCCGCGCCATCAAGACCACGATCAAGCGCATCAGCGACGGCGATGCCCACCTTGGGCGCTACCTCGCCACCACCATCAAGACCGGGACCTACTGCAGCTACCGCCCCGATCCGCGGTTGCCGATCCGCTGGCAGTTCTGA